TACGGCAGGTGTGTTATGGCAGGTGTGCTATGGCAGGTGTGTTACGGCAGGTGTGTTACGGCAGGTGTGCTATGGCAGGTGTGTTACGGCAGGTGTGCTATGGCAGGTGTGCTATGGCAGGTGTGTTATGGCAGGTGTGCTATGGCAGGTGTGTTACGGCAGGTGTGTTACGGCAGGTGTGCTACGGCAGGTGTGTTACGGCAGGTGTGCTATGGCAGGTGTGTTACGGCAGATGTGTTACGGCAGGTGTGCTACGGCAGGTGTGCTATGGCAGGTGTGCTATGGCAGGTGTGCTGTGGCAGGTGTGCTATGGCAGGTGTGCTATGGCAGGTGTGCTATGGTAGGTGTGCTATGGCAGGTGTGTTACGGCAGGTGTGTTATGGCAGGTGTGCTATGGCAGGTGTGTTACGGCAGGTGTGTTACGGCAGGTGTGCTATGGCAGGTGTGTTACGGCAGGTGTGCTATGGTAGGTGTGCTATGGCAGGTGTGCTATGGCAGGTGTGCTACGGCAGGTGTGCTACGGCAGGTGTGTTATGGCAGGTGTGCTATGGCAGGTGTGCTATGGCAGGTGTGCTATGGCAGGTGTGCTATGGCAGGTGTGCTATGGCAGGTGTGTTATGGCAGGTGTGTTATGGCAGGTGTGTATGGCAGGTGTGCTATGGCAAGTGTGCAGCTGCACTTTCTCCACTATCACCCCACCAGATACCATTTAGCTACAGTTGATTTAGCAGTTATTGGAGGAGGGCCCTGCTACCACCCTCTCACAGTCTACTAGAGCCGCTAGCTATAGCTGTTTATGGAGGTCCCAGCAAAGAGTGCAGACATGAGATGGTGAAAGGTGTGTGGGTGAGGTGGTACCTAAAGCCAGATGCTTGAGTCCTAGTCTGAGCCATGCCTCTGCTGGGGACCCAGGTGGAAGAAGACAGCACAGCACTGTGACGGCTGACAGGTGGGGCACCCGTGAGGACTGACTCCAAACTCTTAGGCAGTGTTCAGTTGCAGCTGGAGTCTTTAGTGGAGGACCACTCTGTGTGGAGGATCACTCTGTGTGTGGAGGACCACTCTGTGTGTGGAGGACCACTCTGTGTGTGGAGGACCACTCTGTGTGTGGAGGACCACTCTCTGTGGAGGACCACTCTGTGTGTGGAGGACTACTCTGTGTGTGGAGGACCACTCTGTGTGGAGGACCACTCTGTGTGTGGTCTTGTGGAGCCCTCCTTACTCACTGAGGTGACTGACCTATGCTCCCCCTGCTCGGGTGGTTCTATGAGCCTGTTGGAGACCCTGTGGGCTCACATGAGCTCACTGCAAGGTTCCCCCAGTCCTGACTTTGGTAGCTTCCTGTCTCCTACACAGAAGGCTGCAGGCCCGGCCTTCCAGTCTGGGAGGTGTTATGAATCTGGCTTAAATCAGCCCTGCTGCTGAAGACTGTGCCCTGTACAGCCCATGGCTCACTAACCAATCTGTCACACTGGGCCACTTGCAGGTGCCGACCTGAGCTCTGTGGATCCTGTCAGGGGCAAGACAGCCTTGGAATGGGCTTTTCTGACTGACAGCTTTGACACTGTTCGGAGGATCCGGCAGCTGCTGAGGAGGCCCCAGGCAGAGCAGCTCAGCCTGCACTACCAGCCAGAGTGGCCAGCCTTGGCCCAACTTGTGGCCCAGGCTCAGACTCAGGCTTCCCCAACCCTCCTAGAAAGGCTGCAGGCTACTCTGAGCCTCTCTTTTGCTCAGTCTCCACAGGAAGGGGGTGTCCTGGACCACTTGGTGACTGTCACCACCAGCTTGGCCAGTCCCTTCCTGACCACTGCCTGCCACACACTGTGCCCTGACCACACACCTACGCTGGGCACTCGAGGCAAGTCAGTGCCAGAGCTGTTGGGTACTGCCCCTCCACCTCCCCCAGCACCCCAGCCTCCTCAGGAAGTTCCTGTCCCCCAGGTCTTTTCCCCCTACCAGAGCCCTCAGAGTATATTCTTCCAGTGGCTACAGTCCAGGGACAGTACCAGGACCCAAGTCCCTAAGATCCTTCTCTCTAAAGCACCTTCAACCCCTAGGCAGTATGAGTTGAGACTCAAGCCTTCAGGGCAGCAAACTCTGGCTCTTCCTGTCTGGAGattcaaggagaggaagaaaaagaagaaggaggaagccaCATAGAACCACAAGGAGGTGGGCTAGGCCAACCTAGAGGCAACTAAGACACATTCCTGTCTGGGGCCTTTTTCTGCTTCACAATTCTCTCTGCCAGTGGGAACCTGCTTCCACCAAGTGTCCAGGGTTGTCCATAGAACTGTCTGCAGGATAGAAGGAACCAACTTGATATCTGCCGGCAGGGGACTGACTGGCTACAGTGGTTATGGTGGTAATACTCATACACTGTATTCTGTGTAGGACATCATAAAGCAAGAGaaagggctggcaagatgtctcagtggttaagaccaccgactgctcttccagaggtcacgagttcaaatcccagcaaccacatggtggctcacaaccatccataatgagatctgatgccctcttatgggatgtctgaagacagctaaagtgtacttacataataaataaataataaaataaataaataaacaaaactttgGGCCGGAGCAAGCGGGGCTGGAGTGAGCAGGACAGGGCCAGAtcgagagggagaagggaaggggaaaaaaaaaaataaagcaagagaaagcaaactgcTCTCACATGAAATCTACATGTTGTGTCAGGTAAATAGCTGAGGGTAGAGAGGCGTGCATGGCGTGCTGTACATGTAGTCATGTTTGTCGGCTCATCTTTATCCTCAACTTCTCGTGAATGGAAACACACAAGAGACATGCCTCTGGGCTCTGAGAAAAAAGAGAGCCACCTGGATATGAGAAGCATCATCAGCTAATGGGGACCCcaaacagtggaaagaaggagGTGGCACAGACCCTGGCCAGGGCTGCTGCTGGCGAGCCTCCCCCCACATCCTGGAAGGAGCCAGATAAGTAAGTAGTGAAGGTACCTGCAGCCATATCGTGGGTACCAAAAGTTATCTGACTACTTAATAAGTGGCTCAGCAGCGTGGATCAAAGACAGAAATGAGAGACAGCTAACAGAGAACAGGGTTTCAGGAATAATGCTGGAAACTTGGAAGAAAATAAATTCCCAACTGGCAGTACAAAACTgaattgtttttactttatttttgccAAACAAGAatgatttgggggctggagagatggctcagtggttaagagcactgactgctcttccagaggtcctgagttcaattcccagcaaccacatggtggctcacaaccatctgtaatgggatccgaagccctcttctgttgtgtctgacagatacagtgtgcttatatacataaaataaacaaatctataaaagattaaattttaaaagtgataaaatagttaataataataacaacatgtTGTTTGACAATTATCTACTGCTTGACTTTATAAAGTCTGGACTTTAACAAGTAGAAACTACCATGTTTACTGGACATAGGATGCACATCTGTAGCTGtcgctactcaggaggctgagtcaggggGATCGCTTCAGCCTGTacatttgagaccagcctgggtaacACAGAGACCCTTTCtgaagaaaaagggaggaagggagagagaaaaaaaaatggaaacccaTTGACAATAAATAGGATGTCAAGAGAAGTTCTTTccttgtatatgtacatgtacatacacacacacacacacacacacacacacacacacacacacacacacatattggcTTAAGAAACAAACCAGACAAACAGACAGTATGcctgggtatggtagcacatgcctaaCCCCAGCAGAGGTAAGCAGACTCAGAGTTTGGAGGCTGCCTAGTCTactaagtgagttccaggccagctggagctacatagagagaccctgtctcatcaAAAGCAAAAGCATCTCTGCACTTTTAGTACAGTTTCGGGTTTACAGAAAAGGCACAAAAGTGCACAGACCGCTCACTTTTGCCTTCATTGCCGTGTTTATCACAGTGGACGAGCTGCTCATTACTGTGAGTGGCTCAGGTCCCCAGCTGGTTCACGTTTCCAGAGCTTTCCCACCCCCGTCTCAGTCACAACTGGATACTACACCACATTCCTTGTTGCCGAACCAGACAGCTTAGAATATTTGaatctccctcctccccctcctcctcttctcctcctcctttccttctcctcttcctcctctcttccttctcctcctcacccttctcttcttcttctcctcttcctctttgtcctcctccttttcctctcttcctcctcctcctcctcctcctcctcctcctcctcctcctcctcctcctcctcctcctcctcctccttctcctctttctcctcttcttcctcttctctcctgttctcagctAGATCCTGTTCTGTAGCCCGAGGCTGTTAGACTCTGCTCTATAGCTCAAGGCTGATGTTTTTCTTAGGTCTAGCCTGGGGCTCTGGGTTTGGGGTTTTCAGGGTAAGGTCATATAGAGAGGTAAGTTTCCATCAGGTAGTATTGGGGTGCTTCTTGGTGTTGATCAGCTGGCTGAGGTATTGTCTGGTTCCTTCTAAATTTAACTCTTTCCTCACTTTCTACACTCTCTGAAGGGAGGCTACTGTAGGAAGCTTACACCCAGCAGGCAGGAGTCAcactccagctcctgggaggcccagtGTCAACCTGAACACCAATTTTCTGGGTTTCTGCACAGAAAATTTTGTCATCTTAATCATGAATACATTTTCTGATTATGAAAATTATTCTGTTCTTTGAATAAGGGGCTAGAGTTCAGAGTCTACATAACCATGTGAAGCCAGAGTTGAGTCATTCAGAGGAAACCCAGAGCTTGTCCTCAAATCTTCCTGCAGACCCCAGTGGCTTTTTGACTGTTCAGAGAGCTACAGCTCTGCTAAGGAGAGGAGAGCGGTGAGCAGGCTTGTGCTCAACTCTTTGCAGCCTGTTTACTCCAGACTTATACAGGGGGCAGGAGGCGGGGCGCAGGACAGAACAGAGGCCTATGGCTTGGGGATCCTGGAGACAAGGGCTTTCCTGAGGGCTCTTCAGTCCTGGGAAGGGCAGAGGCTGGGCAAGGATGCTGGAGGGGCAGGAGAAGGGAAGGATTTGTGGCATTTCCCCTCCAGCTGGAAACAAAGGCAGATTCCTGTGTCTTGCATGAGCAATCCGGTCCCACCCTCCCAAGTGACTGAGCCGAAGGAAATCCCGCTGGCCTCTGGCCTCACCCAGTCACTCGGCTCCTCTTTCAAACAGTCTCTCTCCTAGCCTGAGCCATTCCTGTTTCAAATCCCAGAGACCCTCTCCTTTCCACTAGCGATGGCTACCTTAACCTCCAGTCTCTTCCAGGAAGCAAGATTCTCTACACACCACCTCCCAGCCCTTCCTAGTTAGCCTGGCCCTCCCTCTACGAGCTCAGGCCCAGGTTCTCACTGGGGGAGGAAAAGTCTAGATGTTCCTGGAAGGCTCTGTGCTGTCCAAAATGCTCAGTAAGACCCCAGACACATGCACCATAAGGATGGGAATTAGGAAGAAGACAAAAGACAGCTCACTGGCTCACCCCAGTGACTTGACGCGTCTTCCAGTGCTAATAGCAAGTTACAGTTCTAGGGAAGGGGTAGCATGCCACTGCCGTCAGTAACTGCAGCATCCAAAGAGCCTGTCTAATGCTAATAGGAACTGCAAAATGACTATGTTATTTAAATGTACAAAACGATAGTATGATCGCAAGTCCAGGGAGAAGGCTACATAGGTAAAGTGCTAACTTCGACAGCGTGAGGACCCGGGTTCAGACCCCCAGAATTCATgtggaaagccaggcatggtgctttCTGCCTATAGTCTCAGCACCAGACACAGCCAGGCCCTGGAGACTCTCTCTGGCTGGTCAGTCTAGACACTttgtgagctccaagttcagtgacagaccttgcttcaaataaaagaataaacaagcaaaataataataaaaatgtaaagaagagATTGAAGAATACACCTCATACcaacctctgacttctacacgcataggcacacacatgtgcacatacacgtgaacatgtacacacaccacacacacacacatcaatcaaTAATTCGACATAACAATAAAcaagggccttgtgcatgcttgcAAACCAGGCCTCAGGCAGCtcctccaccactgagctgtatccctggggcctttaaaaagttttttgtttgttttaattttctattgcatttttatttatgtgcatgcatatgtgtgtgggcattcatgtggcagtcagaggacaatttgtgggaggtggttctctccttccaccacgtggatCATACCACAGGACcactgtgggtcccagggatcagactcaggttgttaggcttggtggTGGGCTTGACTCCATTTGCTTGCTTTTTGGACACAGAAtcttaagtagcccaggctggtctcaaattcgcTATGTAAGCAAGGATAACTTTGAATTTGTTatactcctgcctctacctcccaagtgttgggattataagtatgtgccaccatacctggctgtttTCTAGGTTTTGAGATAGActcttgggttggagagatggcttactgaGTAAAGATACCTGCATGTAGACCTGATgatctgggtttaatccccaggaaccaggaaggagagaaccaactcccacaagttgtcctctgatctcctcaTACATAGCATGGTATTTCTCCtccctcagacacacacatgcgcatgcacacacacacacgcacacacacacacacacacacacacgcacacatatgcacacacactgaataaatataataaaaataatatctgaaacagggtcttactaagttatgcaggctggtcttcaactcagTCTGCAATTCAGGCAAGCCTTGGGATGTATGACCTTCctatctcagtctcccaagtaccTGGGATCACCCATGCCAGCATTTTCAGCTTCTTATTATAAATTCttatggtggtttgagtgagaatggtccccatagactcatatgtttgaatgctggtccccagctggtggaactgttttgggaaggattgagaggcgtggccttgctggaggaggtgtgtcactcgGGGTGGGCTCTGTGGTTTCAAGAGCCTAAGCTGTTCCCAGTTAGCTTTTGTCTGCCTCATGTTTGTGGGTCAATACGTAAGCTCTCAGTTACCGCTCCAGTGCCGTGCCTGTCTGCACTCTGCCATGACCCTCAGCACAAGGGTCATGAACTCACAGTCTGAAACCATAAACTCTAGGGtatcccttcacagcaatagaaaagtaactaagatgatTCTTATGCAGAAACATTGTATTTTGTACTGACTTGGGTCACTCTGCTAACACACAGTCATGCCCGGAGTCTAAGCATGGTGTCTTCTCTCAGCAATCTGCCTCTATCCTTAACAAACAGAACACCAGTGTGCAGGTTACTTCTGCTAGATGACTTTCCCACATGCTAATATGTTTGAGAAGGCATTACTGACCCATTCTACTGGGGAGGAAACTGAGAATCACATTCAGCTGTCCCAACTCCCAGCCTGGGCTCTTTCCTCTCCTGCGGTCAGGTCAGCTGGTAAGATTTCACGGCTCTGGAAGCATATGGGGAAGGATAACCCAGAGCTCAATGCCCTGCCTGGAAGCAGGCAAGGTTAGACCAGTTTCCCAAGAGACACCAAGCTTCATCACGTTCACGCACCCCTATGACAAACATGCCACCTTCTAACTGACATGCTCTTCATCCTGATGTGCCATCCTTGCTCAAGGGTCCCTTGACATGAGTGGCCTTGACCATTCAGGGTGGGTGAGGAGTGGGCAGCCCTTTCAAGGGGGTCCTGAGGAGGAAGGTTCCTTGGTGGTCCAACTCTGGGGATATGGGGGGTCTGCCAGTCTCTTCTGGAGGAGCAGGGCTTCAGGGATCTCCAAAACCTAGCTGTAGCCAAGCTGTGTTTTGATCTAGGCTAGAGTGACAGGGTCTGAGACTAATAAGAATGCCATGCAGGCTGGGAGGAGACTCCGGGGTTTTCTAGTTCACACCATTCACTGTACAGAGAAGGGAATTGAGGGATGAAGAGGTGATCCAGGACTGGAACCCAACTCTATGACCCACATGATTAACCTTCGCAAGACACTGTGGTGTTTCCTGCCAGGCGCCAAGGATGCCTGTCTCTTCAGGGTTCCATTCATCCTCCATTCTGAGGACCTCTCCCACATTTAATAGAGGGATAACTGAAATCTGCAGATATGTGCTCCTTGTCTTCCCTAAAGGAGACCCACAACTCTCCTCTGTCATCCACCTTATCTTTCTAGTTTGAAAAGCCTAGCCTTGCACACGCCGGGGAAGTGCACAACTCCTGAGCCGCCCCTCTTACACTCTGTAATTACAGAGGAGCAAACCCTGGCTCACTTCCTGCTTCCCCCTCCTTTGCTCTTCTCCATGCACCCTGATGCAGATGGGGTATGTACTTTGTAGGGCCTGGTGCAAAACGAAAATTACGTGTCCTAGATCCAAACGCCATTGAGAATATTATGAAGAATTTCATGATGGCAGCTGCAGAGCATAACCCAAGCATGGGACTCTGAACGGCTTCTGTGCTTGGCCTTGGTCTTTCTTAAGAGTGGGGCCTGAGCCAGGCTTGGGGCAGGCACCTGGAATCCTAGCTCTGGGACATGGAAACAGCAAGATCCATGTTCACAGCCAGCATAGGATTTTAGGGAccagcctcaaaaacaaaacgaaacacaGCACATGGATGAGAACTGAATACTGGTCCCCGAAAGCTCATCGTCCAGCCTCTGCGTCTAACTGTTGTCACCTGCCTCTAGAGAGGACCTCCTTGAAGTTCTTCACAATATCTTCTGAGGATCTGGAGCCCTCTGCTTCAGACCCTGCTGGGAAGTCTTCTGAGTCCCTGGATCTAAATCGGAATTCTTTGGGCCTGTTTCATCTCGCTCTGTCCTCACTGAGTCTAGGGAACAGCTGGGCCCGTGAGCAACTAATTCTTGTAAACTTGGACCCAGTCTGTAATTCCTTTTCTATGTCCTCATTGGCCTGAGGCCCTAGTGATTTCTCCAACTCTGTGTCACTCCTCCCAcgtccccctcccccgccccaggCTCCCCATGCACTATGGGAGGCTTGGGTTCACAAGAGCCACCAAGGCACCAGCCAGTGTCCAGAATGCTAAGAGGGGGAAGATGCCACCCCTGCCCACAGCTtctcttcagcctcccaaatctACCTCTTCATTCTACTTCACAGTCTCCCATTCTCGATGACTCCCCTCAGCCACTCTGAGCGCCTGACCCATCCATGATCTCCTAGATGCGCCTTCCCAAGGAGGCAGGCCTTGGACTTGGACTGCAGAGGTCCCATGGGTCCTGTCCCACTCAAGACAGAGAGCCACAGGCTGGAGAGTGAGAAAGACTGGCCG
The window above is part of the Arvicanthis niloticus isolate mArvNil1 chromosome 13, mArvNil1.pat.X, whole genome shotgun sequence genome. Proteins encoded here:
- the Ankrd33 gene encoding photoreceptor ankyrin repeat protein isoform X1; amino-acid sequence: MSEALPCPSNNTPTPGCSLKTLYWACVHNDLAELQARLDVGVSPEEASQVDSNGRTGLMVACYRGFGSIVALLSCCPFLDVNQQDKEGNTALMLAAQAGHISLVSLLLNYFAGLDLERRDQRGLTALMKAAIQDRSECVVALLMAGADLSSVDPVRGKTALEWAFLTDSFDTVRRIRQLLRRPQAEQLSLHYQPEWPALAQLVAQAQTQASPTLLERLQATLSLSFAQSPQEGGVLDHLVTVTTSLASPFLTTACHTLCPDHTPTLGTRGKSVPELLGTAPPPPPAPQPPQEVPVPQVFSPYQSPQSIFFQWLQSRDSTRTQVPKILLSKAPSTPRQYELRLKPSGQQTLALPVWRFKERKKKKKEEAT
- the Ankrd33 gene encoding photoreceptor ankyrin repeat protein isoform X2 — encoded protein: MVFFFLESLEPQTGLMVACYRGFGSIVALLSCCPFLDVNQQDKEGNTALMLAAQAGHISLVSLLLNYFAGLDLERRDQRGLTALMKAAIQDRSECVVALLMAGADLSSVDPVRGKTALEWAFLTDSFDTVRRIRQLLRRPQAEQLSLHYQPEWPALAQLVAQAQTQASPTLLERLQATLSLSFAQSPQEGGVLDHLVTVTTSLASPFLTTACHTLCPDHTPTLGTRGKSVPELLGTAPPPPPAPQPPQEVPVPQVFSPYQSPQSIFFQWLQSRDSTRTQVPKILLSKAPSTPRQYELRLKPSGQQTLALPVWRFKERKKKKKEEAT
- the Ankrd33 gene encoding photoreceptor ankyrin repeat protein isoform X3, whose amino-acid sequence is MVACYRGFGSIVALLSCCPFLDVNQQDKEGNTALMLAAQAGHISLVSLLLNYFAGLDLERRDQRGLTALMKAAIQDRSECVVALLMAGADLSSVDPVRGKTALEWAFLTDSFDTVRRIRQLLRRPQAEQLSLHYQPEWPALAQLVAQAQTQASPTLLERLQATLSLSFAQSPQEGGVLDHLVTVTTSLASPFLTTACHTLCPDHTPTLGTRGKSVPELLGTAPPPPPAPQPPQEVPVPQVFSPYQSPQSIFFQWLQSRDSTRTQVPKILLSKAPSTPRQYELRLKPSGQQTLALPVWRFKERKKKKKEEAT